Below is a window of Naumovozyma castellii chromosome 9, complete genome DNA.
ATTACTTGTAACTTCGTCCAAAAAGGTACCATCATTGGCTaatcttttcttgaatttatcCCACCAGGTATCAAACCTCTTAATGGACACATTACCAGCTGAATCCAGAAACCCTGATAGATAATTATATGCATGTTGAACAATCTTAGCGGCCAATTCCTGTGTTAGAGCTGGATATACTCTGGCAAGTTGACCTGCTGTCGCTATATTCCTACTAGACATTAACGGTCTTGTCAATGCCATCGAGGATTCTGACATCCCTTCGCTTCTTTGTGCATTCATTTGATTCTTCCATTCTTGTAATTTCGTCATTCCCTCTTCTCTAGGTTCAATGGATATCCCTATTATTAATTCGgatatattattactattgttTTGAGCATTCATTCCATTAATATTCGGCTCAGCATCTTCATCCATATCAATCTCTCCCAGACCATCTCCATATCCATTGGTTTGTGATGTAGAGCTTGAATTTGGTAATTTGACTTTAAATATAGCACTAGGTTTCTCAGCACTTAAATAAccaaataatttgaatt
It encodes the following:
- the OPI10 gene encoding Opi10p (ancestral locus Anc_7.99) gives rise to the protein MFAAIASGNPLQSSVEVANSNGLQHTIVLSSTKPKSYSHITLFILPNVTFPPNYLATVYFKLGPLEEFKLFGYLSAEKPSAIFKVKLPNSSSTSQTNGYGDGLGEIDMDEDAEPNINGMNAQNNSNNISELIIGISIEPREEGMTKLQEWKNQMNAQRSEGMSESSMALTRPLMSSRNIATAGQLARVYPALTQELAAKIVQHAYNYLSGFLDSAGNVSIKRFDTWWDKFKKRLANDGTFLDEVTSN